The genomic DNA caatgtctgtgtttctttgcccactctaaccttttctttttgtttttctgtttcaaaagtggctttttctttgcaattcttcccataaggcctgcacccctgagtcttctctttactgttgtacatgaaactggtgttgagctggtagaattcaatgaagctgtcagctgaggacatgtgaggcatctatttctcaaactagagactgatgtacttatcctcttgtttagttgtatctgggccttccacatctctttctgtccttgttagagccagttgtcctttgtattTGAAGACTTCAATGTACACCTTTGCATCTTCaggttttggcaatttcaagcattgtatagccttcattcctcaaaacaattattgactgatgagtttctagagaaagctgtatctttttgccatttttgacctaatattgaccttaagaccttaatgccagtctactgcatactatggcaactcacaaacaaacacaaagacaatgttaagcttcatttaacaaaccaaattgctttcagcagtgtttaatataatggcaagtaattttctagtaccaaattagcaatttagcatgaatactcaaggataaggtgttggagtgatggctgctggaaatggggcctgtctagatatgatcaaaaatgacttttttcaaatagtgatggtgctgttttttacatcagtaatatatatactttgtgatcagttgaatgacactttggtgaattaaagtaccaatttccttaggAAACAGCTAAATCTACATTAAATAATCTACTGTACATTAAAAGAAGGTTCCCTAACATTGATTCTCTCTttaattgttttcacatgtgtTCTCTTACAGTGGAAGGCTAGAACGGCCAGTTTTGACAGTCAAGGGTCCTGCCCCTCCCCCAAaccccctgccagcccttgatcAGAGCCATACGTAAAGCAACAGGCTCGGCATCCTCGCTCTCTAGCCGTTGTCTGTCTGGCAGTCCAAggtaaaaaagagaaagagagagagggacataAATGTTCTCCAAGCCCTGCTATTTCCAAATTCCCACACGAGTTGCTTTAATGGTTCCCGAACACTGATCTAAGGTCAGACTCTGTTGTGTTTGCCCAATGTTCCTTGTACTCAAGCTCTTCCAGTTCATATGATTCTCAGTCAGTTCTTGGAACTGTTGTGCAAACCTCTACACCTTGAATACTCTACAATGCCACCTTTGTGTTCCTAGAATAGCTTGGTATCGTCAGCAGAGATGTTTCTTTCCTTTTTGAATTTTCCTCCAGACTGAAGCATTTGAAATCAGACTGTGGTGTTCCACAAACAGTCTGCGTGCATACAGAAGATTCCGCAGTGTACTGCAGTGCTTTGTGGATGGCTTTGCTTAGATCTTAGACTTTGAAAACAGGACCAACCATCTGGGGGATTGGATTGCTTAAGAATATGGTCAGAAAGGATGAAGGTATAGCAAAGACTGAGGGAAAAGGACAATGTTTTGAGTgagtgagaaaagaaaaaaagagaagaaggAAATGGATTTGTTAAGTGCTATactattttctctttaaaatctGTTTGAACAAAAACATGTGAGTGTATACATTTCATgaagaatattaaaatatttatcagTTTATAGATGTTATATAAATGTTATATGTGTTCAAAAAAAGACTGAATTTCTTCAGAGCACAATTATTTTTCCTTTCATACTTTCCAAAACAAAGACAGTTTACATGTAAATTAGTTAACATTTGCACACAAAAACACTTCACATGTAGCTgaatcaatttattttattacattaatattCGTGTGTGAGTAGCGGGTGTACAAAACTGGGCATTTAAAGTAACAGTGCTAATGTGTAACACTGAAATATCCATATATATCTGTTTGGTTCAAGTGAGATATTCtactcacattttttatttaaatgggtTTGAGGCGGTAAATAAGGGGTATATTTGTAGCATTGTATTTAACAGATTCTATTCCTCTTTGAACACTCCTGCTGTTCCATTTTAAAACTCTTCCGTTGACATCTTATTCAGCTGACATCTTTTGACATGTAATTTTATTGTGAGTTAAACTGGACTATCATAGTTTTccatattttgacatattttccTAGAAAATGTCTGGAGTAAGCAATGTatgctcaaattttaaaatagATTAATATTCAGGTCTGTGTGAAAAGAGCAgggttgacattacatcatgaaATTACAggtatttaaaattaacattcaTCTTATTAATAAAGATTTGCATTTGTTGCTTTTCACACCAATTACACTACAATGATTATGTTTAGAAAATATGTATAATTGAAAGGATGTGTATAAAATGGTGTGGTATAATGTCTGTTACATATGGAAAATCTATATTAATCAAATTTGAAATATAATTATGATAATATATAAAGGACAACTGTTTAGTGCTGGACAATGCTAAAAGCAGTCAAAATAGGTAAATATGTTACTTTTTAGATGCTATTAGAATTTAAATTTAGCAAACAGAGATCCTCTGGCACACCCTGCTGCTAAATTAAAAGGTATGTTCttccaaacataaaaacaaatctgtCATATTTACTTACCCATACTGTATGTCACTCCAAATGTGCATGAcattttttcttcagtggaattcAAGGATAGAtttggaagaaagtcatatcatTTTGGAACAACAATGaaagttagtaaataatgacagaatttttatattgggtgaactattcatttaacatgACTGAAGTTGCTAGTCCAAATTTCTCCTGTCATTCAAATTTGCGTAATACAGTATTTACTGCATATGTTGGAAACAGATAACATAAATGCACAGAAATAGCATAAGATCAGAGCTTCCCTATCAAAGTCCTGCACATCTTAACACTTTTacgtgtaaaaaaataaatgagataAAGGTTGCATACAAACAACCTTTACAGACAGCACAGAAATAGAATTAGATCAGAGCTTCCCTTTCAAAGTCCTGGACATCTTTACACTTttatgtttaaaaagaaaaaggttgCATACAGACAATTTAAATGCACGCAACAGCTTTGACAAAGGCATGACCCCTGATAGAGTGTACCTACTATGCAGGAATCTCATTGTCAGTGCTGCCCAAACATGGTAGGCACAGCTCAAGATTCCAGAGCAttgacttttcactcatttcaagTTGGTGGTGTTGAAATATCTTGAAATACATATGGCACTTGGGGCTAGTTTTAGATAACATCCTCCATCATCTCATAGGGTAATTGTTAAGCTTAAAATATTTCTATATAGTaagatttaatattttaacagaaTCTTTAAAAAACCCTGTCAACTTGTTGAAGAAATGGTTGTGACAAAGTACAACATTTTGGTCTTACCtgtttttacaaaattaataTTGTAAAACTCTGTACTTCTGTAGGTGAATGTGAAATAATATGGTTAAGAAATACAATCTGGTTCTTTACCTCACCGCTAACTATTGTGTGTTATGTTTTAACAAACTATGTTTTCTGCCCCTTTATGAATCAAAATACTTTCTAATTTTGTATTGGTCATTTGTACTTGCAATataacttgtaatgtttgaaaaggttcttgtatttaaaaaaatgctaaaataaaatgtttgttcaGTCAAGgatttttcatttcttttgaaGAGTTGCTCTTTTAGTTTTGTGAAGTTCAATCACTGAATCAAAAAGAGAGAGTTAAATCCACTGATCAGTCAGTTGTTGAGATAGACGAGTATAGGAAGTCTCCTGATAAAGTTAAAGAAAAACACTTTATGGCCAAAAAATGTCAAGTCCTTTAAAGACACCATAAAATTGCTGGACAAGTACAGGTTTCTGaatgtgttgacatatttcctatttaaAAAGGAAGCTTGGgcaggacatattgaagggcttgtcCCTTGTTTAGccaaaatgctttattttaatcaaagccatgaaccatgatttgcttttttttttttaaattttttttttgctgttcagtTGCAGGGGGAGGgccattctcattctagagagcatttgattagacAAAAAACTGTGAAGTGTAACatgaatcatcaatatttttggttggTTTTCTGGAAGGGAAAGACtgtaatttaaccctttaagttcagaacgtgttttaaagattttctgtttcagtggcatgcctaAAATTaacgctacaaaaaaaaaaagaaaagaaaaaaaaaataataacaaacagGGTCAATTGTTtgatataattttaaagaaaacgtaaaaaaaatataaatgatatagattatgataaattataagactctcagcctaagaaactgctaaaaaaaaaaaaaaaaaattttaaaaactgGAATaactctttttcttatttttctgatttgacattatatatttcAGGGTgcaaataaggtggctccaaaaaactgcttttgttttgttcccaatcatgtcacctatAACTAAGTGAGATTTAgtgttcatatgacaaaacaatcaaaagttatagcattacaaaaattatttatcctagtgtccaaaaacatctccaagtgtccaaaagcctctccaaacaaataaaacataacaattgtacataagaactaattatacatgcaaatacaatgatgactaaaggtatgctctctctctccaaagcatgcagacatgagtaacgagatctcattcagttccattctgtgtcatttgagtcatcgtTGAGTCCGttatgtacttggcaccatcttctGGTAGCTATATACAATtagagtgaatgatcctctctgcccatatttggatgacttccacctctggttgcagcatactgaatcctaatacaattggtttagtgttccatgatgcAGGACAATGTACTAATAATttctgatgaagtcatctgatccaggaaagctactGTGTTTTAGTCAGATAGCACTTTACAGTATgtactgtgtgcacattgtgcttcgtgtgaaTTATTTAATGGTCTATGCATTCTATTATGTTGTGTGTTGGCTCATTTTAATGAGAAttccctcctctaagtaatggtatatgatattttatcttctgtttatttttcttgaagGTATTAGCAAAAATGCAGCttacctgtttacatgtaacatgcatgtcaaagacatatacttaactattactcgctatatttttgtctgtaaaacaaatatgctggttgtattctactctattgagagctttccaacgacatatgacatatgacacatggctatttgattagTTTGATGTTTGTACTGATTACAAAaacatgtacagtgcaaaacttttaataaattatcaaaacggaacacttctgatttgtctgcaaatttcaaagcacttgttcagttttggtcataatgcctacatgcattgtaaagtacagcttctaagctttaaaacaatacctattttgcgTTGGTCGAGactttagttattaatattttgataatatttttttctcattaggACTGCCGGCGGGCTGattcgagcttaaagggttaaatgtgtatatctgctaaaagtgcaTTTTATCAATACTTATGAGTACACAAGGATACAAATAGcctcaaagcaaacacacatggactaaaagcaacaacattcattttaatttaatggggtctttaagaGCTGCAAAGGCACACCTTTTATTCCTCAGGTGGTGGCATTATTGCCCATAGCTTCTTCTGCAGTGCGAGCTTATAAAGAATCTGGTACCCGTCATCCCACGCATAAAGCTGCCTCTCCTCAGGATTGTATTTAAGACTGGAATGGGCCCCGTAGCGCCTGGGGAAATAAACCAGAGGGACCTCACCATTGCTTACCATATCATTCACATCAAACACACACTGCACACGGGAGCGGCTTGGTGGCTTGGTGTTGTAAACCACATAGACTGTGCCACAGACAATAAAGGCTGCTTCAGCGTTGTTTCTCGGGCATGCTGTGTCCCACATCTGCTCAATGTCTAGAGAGTTGGAGTCCATCTTAGCAAGGTTGATTGTGTCTCCAGCAGCATATAGTGCCCATAGCCCATCTTCATCTGCCACTAGGTCCACCAGAGTCTCTGAATTAAGGCTGTACACTGGGGTGTGATCTTCTATGGGAAACACTGCACTGTCTGCAATTGAACCATTGTTGAGGTCATATTTAATAACTTGGAGCTCAGAGTCCTCACTGACATAGTAGAGGAAGCCATCATTCACTACATGACCAGTCCCATTCCAAACAGAGGGCAGGGTAATTTGCCTGCCTTTAGATATGCCTGATGATGCGGAGAGCTCTCGGACAGAGTTGAACTCGTACAGTGTGTTATCAGATGTGCTGTTGAAGACATAAACTTTTGCTGATCTGGCATCTTTTGTCCAGACACCTTTGGGACTCCCCAGCCTCTTAAGGATCTTCATTGCTCGAATACTGGAAACAATGTTAATGCACACTGTCAATGAAAACAAACATGATTAATGTGAATGTGGTGTACTTTATGATTAATATGGCAAACTTTGAAGCAATTTAAACAGTCTGCTTTGCATCTTGCTTTGCACATGCAGTGGAAGACAGCACCATGAAAAATGGAATCGAAATTAAGCAATTAGAGAGTTTAAACCCTGATCATAGCCTTGAGATCTTGGAAGAGaacattggattttttttttctttattgatgGAAGCAACAAAATAAAACCCCAGAGAACTCAAATGCAAATGACAGGGGAAAAAGACCTGTTGGAAGTGGAGTTAAAATGAAAGTAACATCAAGCAGATGCCTTATAAGCCTCCATAATGTCCATCTTCCATCCACAACAGTTAATGGACCACCCTATAATGCCACACGTTACTGTAATTATATAAGCTAGGGAAGATTGTGGAAGATTGTGCTAAGCGAAGATGATGGCTTAATGTTCTTTATAACCATGATTTTATGGTGCCTTACTGTTTTAGATTACAGACCATGGGTACTGTATCTGAGACACATGATTTATTGAAAGCTTTGGGCATTAATAGACACTTCTGTCATGATTTGTCACATTTTGCAGATAACATCTTACATCTCTTTAGGATTTTACATCTTGAGTAGGAGAGGTGCAAAACTTTCTGTCAAATATCTAATCTTCACTGCTTTAATTATATCTCTTTTGATGCTGAACAAATAAAAGGCAAGCTTGTACAAAGTGtataacttttttatattaaaatattcttatattccatcttaatatgcagagacaactataagcaagcaTTTTGTACACACtgatttcctcaaaaactgtaaacactgtgtctttaTGATGCTATACAAATCGCtctttgttttgagagacctgtccagcctgacacaacaacactgtCTCAACCAATAGAGTAAGTCTaggatgggattatctttttgtTTGATCAAGTGCAGAAGAAGGGAGTGTTCAAAATTGCTGTTTGaaagcaatgtttatttttggtgattctaATAagggcagaaattacacacttcatcttttaGTTACTTATGTGCAAAGtttctttcaaggcaagtcataccactcagcagccatctttggaatgcttctGGGCAGCTGTTTTGTAAACATGCAGCACAatagtacagctcctatctacttgaatgtggaCTGACCGAAACCtccaaaaaggttggtcaagattaaagaacatatttaaaatcagcagtaaaatctgacaacaatggtatcataaattgtgcttctttagctcagatcatgctaaaaaaaaaaaaaaacttgtgctgGTTCGGCTAACGCTCATGCGCATCCTCGagttgacaggcgatgtctgtatctaaagcactccctttttctttcttttttaaatccgTTGGCCTTGggtgttctaatttctcccatttattttaataccagTATTCCATCTCTGTAAAACTGTCTCTGTTTATGTGTCAGAAAAGTATGTTGTCATATAGACTGCATCTTTGAATAAATACTGTCTTCTGGTCTCATACATCATTGCAGGCTACTGTGTtctctgtagtttttttttttttttttgaatattaacatttttctccaaaatgttaATAACACTATAATCCAATTGATACTGGTGTCAGATTAATGGCCAAATTTCCTACTTCATTTTCTTTTACTCCAGCATATTGGACAAAAAACTATCAACTGTGCAACATTTTGACCACAAAAGCCAAAATGGTTAGTATAAAGTCAGTATCTTCAGTGAACTGACTGGCTTGTTTCTTTGTTCCTTGTTTCCTAATTACCAAGACACACCACTTCTTTCTTCTAAATGAGCAAATCTTCAGGACAAGAAAGCATTAGCATAGCCTTGGGTAACCCTGCCattaatgcaaaatgaaactgTTCAAGCCTACTTTCAAACCACTATAGCACAATCCCATTATGGCTGAGAGTAATTAGGAAGCTAATTCTTAAAATATACAAATGAGCACATGCTCTTCATTCACCCTCTCTATATTGAGTTGCAGCTATTTCCaccatttcttttctttctattttcCAGCATCGCAATTTTCCAGAGACATGTCCTCCAAACTGGTATACTATGTAACGAGAAGCTAAATAAAGCGAGTCTCCTCTTTGCCAAGACCATTTCAAGGCTAAAACTGAAACTAGTGGTTTCTAGTGGTTTGAGCTGAGCTTCAGCCACCATTCCCCATACTCACCAGAGAGCTCAAAGAACTCTTGCTTCTTCCTCTCCCTGACAACCGCGTCCTGTTCCACCATCTTGTCTGCTGCTTTAACACAAGGCTTTGGGGGATTCTTAGTTTCAATGTAGTCCATCTCACGCTCCACGCGGTCCACCCGTGCTCCGGCACCCTCCAGGTCTGAATGCAGTTTAGTGTACTCCTTGCCCAACTTCTCCAACAGGTCTGCAGCTTGCTGTCTAAATTCCTTCAGATCAGCATTGTAGCGGTTGTTCTGTTCATGCCACAGGGCAATACGTTCCTGGAAGTATAAAAAAAACTAATGAGTTATGTAATTGTTTAAAATGCCTACAATTGGATTTTGTCAGATCAAAGTGTGCTAGAAATTATTTCCAAAGAAACAGTTGAATAGTTTTCTGTGCATTAAAAGGTTGTTGGCAATAACTGTACAGAAGAGTTACTCTAGAAAGCATCTGTTGGTCTCTGAAGATTTCTTTATTTCCTATTCTAGGCAATAGTTGGGCAAGGTTAAAAAGATAATTCATTGAAAGGTTACGCttattgttataataataatacattttatttgttatgtGCCTTTCTTGTACTCAAAGCACTACAGTAAATTACAATCACAATTTTACAACATAATCTACAATAACATTAACAATCAGagcacataaaaaaattattaaaaaacctGATTAAAACATTCAAACGAAGGAGCACTCCTAATGGAAACAGGTAATGAGTTCCACAGCTTTGGAGCAATGCAAGAAAAGGCCCTACCACCCATAGTTTTCAGTTTACAAAGAGGCTGATATAGTGCGATTGTACCAGCAGAGCGAAGAGAACTGGTGGAAGTATACGGTGTTACCAAATCACAAAAGTAAACTGGAGCCAGCCCATGTACTGCTTTAAAAGTTAACATAAGAATTTTAAATCAATACGAGATTGAACTGGGAGCCAATGTAATTGAGTAAGGATAGGAGTAATGTGCTGACGTGAAGATGTGTGAGTCAGAACATGAGCAGCTGAACTCTGTATATATTGTAACATCTTAATTGAGTTTGCCTACAAAAAGTGAGTTACAATAATCAAGCCTGGATGTAAAAGTTATGAATAAGCCTTTCTgcaacacacatttctgaatggaaacagcttcagggcagatttattttgcactaaatcaaaacttatgcaacaaagtgCATGACGTtaaggcatgacgtcatcacgcacaccatttttatcgataaaaggccatttgaatggaaacaggcagaagacggcaaatttcgcaaaaacatttttacgcattttctctttgtcgataacaaaaaaGCGCGAAAAGTGAATGGAAACTACGCTTATAGAAaccaattttaaaataaaataattattaacaacagtaaaacttgaaaatacagGAACCGGAGAATGAAGAGGTAACAACTCCACAAAGTCAGATAATTGGACAGAAGCAGTTCTTAGTTGTAGATATTTTCAATCttacatgaaaaataattaaGAAACTCATTGCACTGCTCAGCAGTAAAACAACTAACATTTCTGTTAGGTTTAATAAGATTGTTAATTGTTCTAAACAAAACACCAGAGTTTGAACCACTACTGCTGATGAGAGTTGAATAGAATGCTGTTTAAGCAGTTTTAAGAGAATTATGGTAATCAGTTTGATGTTGCTCAAACATTAATCTATGAACTGTCAAACCAGTTTTCCTATATTGCCGCTCAAGTTGCCTGCCAAGAGCCTTCAATACACATAGCTCAGATGTATACCATGGAGATGACCTCTTAAAAGAAACAACACGTTTTTTCAAAAGTGCAAAGTCATCCAATAACGATGTTAACACATTATTATATTGATCAACAGAGGACATGACTGATAGATCCCCAATGGCATGAGTGAGAAGGTCATGATCAATGTCTCTGATTTTCTTGAAACAAATAGTACGTTAATTTACAGTCTGCAATGAAGGAGGAATTAAACAGAAGGTAAGAAGCTTGTGGTCACTTAACACACATCCATACTCTCAAGTTGGGCAATAGCCACACCCAAGGTTCAAACCAAGTCAAGTATATGACCGTGTTTATGTGTGTCGGAAAGTTAACACACTGAGTGAGGTTCAAACACTCTAACACATCCATAAAACTCACAGTATTGTTACAATTCACATTGTTTACATGAATATTGAAATCACCAATTAAAAGAATAGCTGAGCAAATTGAACTGGAAAGTGTCAACAACTCAGTAAACTCAGAGAAGTACACCGGGTTTAGTTTAGGAGGACGATAGATATTTAAAACAAGAACCAGTGAAGGACCATTCAGTTTAAACGCCAAATATTCAAAAGATGAAAAACATGGCAACATAACATCAGTAACTAGAACATAAAATCTGTGAATGACAGCAAGTCCACCACCTCTACCGGTGGATCGTGGCCGCTCAATGTATGTGTAGCCTGGCAGGGCACACATATTAAGATTGACATAGTCATTTGGCTGATGCCAAGTCTCACAGAGGCAGAGAAAATCCAGTTTATTATCCATAATAATGTCACCGATGGAAGCAGCCTTATTGTTTATAGAACGAGTGTTCAGTTGTGCAAACCTTATTGTCTTGAGGCAAACTCCTCCACTAGATGCAGTATGCTTCTGAGGATAAGAGAGATTAGCAGAGCAGAGACCACGTGAAGCTGAATAGCGATGATCCGTGCATCTGCGAGACCATATCGAGTTGATACCAGCGCCGCTTGTATGAAGATTCCGACGGGAACCCCAGTGAACATATTTTGGCTGGTGTAGATTTAACGATTTAACCGCATCCAACACAGAGGTATCAGGAGGCAAATGGTGTTCACGGTAAAAAAGTTAATCCTTGGAGTATTCCAACATGGCGAATTCTGGGTGTTCAAGAACTTTCTTGCCGTACACGCCACATAAAATcaacaaacagataaaaatggACAGCAAACCTGCATAGTGTCAGCAAATAAcactaaacataaataataaaattttgaAAACGCAGAAAACGTGGGTGGAGAAGCAGCAACCAAACTGCGCCAGCGTCCTCTCCTTCCCACCTATTCCCTCCATATAAAAGAGGTACTTCAATATTTAGAGCACATGGAGAACCTGAGTAATGTCAAGGGTATAACCAAAGGACTTGCACAAACTCATGAAAGTACACtggaaaaagtggtaacctgcaattgttaccttaaaggaatattctgggttcaatacaagttaaactcaattgacagtatttgtggcataatgttgactaccacaaaaaattattttgactcatccctctgcaaaaaggttacagtgaggtacttacaatggggccaatttttggaggctttaaaggcagaaatgtgaagcttataatgttataatagcacttacattaaaggcttctgttaaaacttgtgtattatttcagctgtaaattttaaat from Myxocyprinus asiaticus isolate MX2 ecotype Aquarium Trade chromosome 29, UBuf_Myxa_2, whole genome shotgun sequence includes the following:
- the olfml3a gene encoding olfactomedin-like protein 3B, which translates into the protein MKATIFFILLIIYTQHSRGQYHYQGLMNYLENRMLAMEERIALWHEQNNRYNADLKEFRQQAADLLEKLGKEYTKLHSDLEGAGARVDRVEREMDYIETKNPPKPCVKAADKMVEQDAVVRERKKQEFFELSVCINIVSSIRAMKILKRLGSPKGVWTKDARSAKVYVFNSTSDNTLYEFNSVRELSASSGISKGRQITLPSVWNGTGHVVNDGFLYYVSEDSELQVIKYDLNNGSIADSAVFPIEDHTPVYSLNSETLVDLVADEDGLWALYAAGDTINLAKMDSNSLDIEQMWDTACPRNNAEAAFIVCGTVYVVYNTKPPSRSRVQCVFDVNDMVSNGEVPLVYFPRRYGAHSSLKYNPEERQLYAWDDGYQILYKLALQKKLWAIMPPPEE